From the Megalops cyprinoides isolate fMegCyp1 chromosome 21, fMegCyp1.pri, whole genome shotgun sequence genome, one window contains:
- the LOC118769089 gene encoding protein S100-A1-like yields MPSELERAMESLIMVFHRYASKEGNSTSLSCRELKDLMANELSGFLKSQKDPAAVERIMKDLDSNGDGEVNFEEFVSLVVGLSIACEQCYQLHLKKGKK; encoded by the exons ATGCCGTCAGAGCTAGAGCGCGCTATGGAGTCCCTGATCATGGTGTTCCACCGCTACGCCTCTAAGGAAGGGAACAGCACCTCCCTCAGCTGCCGCGAGCTCAAGGATTTGATGGCGAACGAGCTGTCCGGGTTTCTGAAG TCCCAGAAGGACCCTGCTGCTGTGGAGCGCATTATGAAGGACCTTGACTCCAACGGCGACGGGGAGGTGAACTTTGAGGAGTTCGTGTCCCTGGTGGTGGGGCTCTCCATCGCCTGCGAGCAGTGCTACCAGCTGCATTTGAAAAAGGGCAAGAAGTGA